Below is a genomic region from Fundulus heteroclitus isolate FHET01 chromosome 5, MU-UCD_Fhet_4.1, whole genome shotgun sequence.
GGCTCAGGTTTTGTATCCTATCCTCATCCTGACAGCTTCTGGTTTAAATAGCTTTATAACGTTGGCAATGTTGTCCTGAAGTTCTGCTTCAAAAACTCTCCCTCAAAAACAGGATGTTATGTATTATGCAGCCATCCGCTTTGCTCCATTTAACACTCACCACTGTCACCTTTATTCTCTGGTGAACTGGCCCTCGTTTTAGTTTAGCAGAAAAACTCACAGGTTTTCTTCTCATTTACAGATCCCTCAGTGGGAAAGCGTCTTCTGGTAAACGGTCACTACCTAATATCATAAGACTAGTTGACATGTATGCTTCAGGACTCTTAATACTTGTCTGCTCTCCAAAGCTGTGCCTCCTTTTGTTGCTttcattcttgtttttaattctgtagGTGACGATCATCAGCAACGGAGCCTAAATTTCAGCTCAGCTCATTCCACTCacctttaaatgttatttaaagaACACTGCACCTGCTTTTGGccacttatttttaatttgtcacGATATTAGTTGTGCACCTGAGTCTTTTCTAGTGTTTTCTGGCATAACATTTCCAGTTCCTTCTGTTGCCGTTGCTCTTTTGTGGCAGGAAGTTGTATCAACactgtgtatgtttctaatagATGCAGGTTCATTTCTGTTCCAGCACTGCACCACGGTGGCGTGTGCTGATTCTGGATCCTCCTGATCTCGGTGGGGATGGGAAAGTGCATCGATTTCAGTGTTTCCTTCTCGGATGACCAATCGGCTCACTTTATTTTTGTGATAAAGCAATCTAACGATCAAACCCCTCTGGGATCAATTGGACCTTGATCACACTCACCCCATCCTACAAACACATGGAGAACATAGCATTACAAAGCCCTGCGTGCATTGATCAGTGCTTTGCTGGACTGTGACCTCTGGCTGTTTCGTGGGTTCTCGGAAACCTGCTGTGTTGGGCGTTTTGGAGACAGACTATTGAACCACATGTTCGCCAGACATATGTTGAAAAGCTGCTGATGATGAGGGGCAGAGTTCAGTGTGGCTCTCACATGATATAAGGTCAAGACACGCCCTCGGTGACGGCCCCTAAATGGCTGCAGAGGATTTCTCTCTCCTCAGTGCGTGGATGGAAATGTTCGGCAACGACATGTCGTCTCTCGCTAAGCAGTCTTCCATCAGCAGTGCTGGTAAGACgagtttctctttctctctgttttaaTCCGAACGTCCCATTGAGCCCCGTATTCTCTTTTCTTCTAATCAGGCAAGAAGTCTGTTCCTTCCTCCACAACCATCAGAATGGTTCTACTGGGGAGGACGGGAAGCGGCAAAAGCTCCACCGCCAGCTCCATCCTCGGCCGGAAGGTCTTGGACCTGAAGCTCAGCAATCCCTCCATCAGCCAGCGCTGCCACAGGGCCACGGGAGAATTTCGTGGTCGACAGCTGCTGATCCTTGACACCCCCGGCGTGCTGGACGCTCATCGGACTCTGCAGGAGGTGCAACGGGAACTGAGGAGGAGCGTTAGCCTGCTCTTCCCCGGACCGCACGCTTTCCTGATCGTCGTCCAGATTTCAAGATTCACCCAAGAGGAGAAGGAGGCGGTGCGGCACATCAAGGAGGCCATGGGCTCCCACGCTTTGAGCTTCTCCGTGGTGGTTTTTACCCACGGAGACCGTCTCGAGGAGGGGACCTCCGCGAAGCACTGCCTGATAGACCAGTGTGAGGAGATGGCCGAGCTGGTGGCTGGATGCGGGGGCAGGTACTGCGTCTTCAACAACCAGAACCTTCACAACAAGGAGCAAGTCTCCGAGCTTGTCGCTTTGGTGGAGGGCATGATGCAGGATAACGGGGAGAGTTGCTACAACAGCAGGATGCTTCAGAAAGCAGAGGACGACCTGGCTcatcagctggaggaggagaggaagctCGCTGGAAGCGacgagcagcagaaacagaagcAGGACAGCGCCCTGAAGGAGTGGTACGAAAGAGAGCTGGAGATGGTTCAGCAGAAAAGCAAGAAGGAGATGGAAGAGCTGAGGACAAAGCTGGAGCtggagaaagagagggagaaacTGGCAAAGGATCGGGAGAAGGCCCTGAGGCAGGAGATTGAGAGGAAGAGGTCGCAAGAGGTCGTGAGACTGACGGAGAtggagaagaggaagagagaggcAATCCAGGAGAGGCTGGATAAAGTCACCAAAATGTTGGAGGAGCAGATTCAGCGGGAGGAGACGATGGGACGATCCATGGAGGAGAAGATCCAGAAGGACAAGGCGGAAAACGAAAGAAAGGAGAGGGAGCGGGAGCTTCAGCAGATCCAAATGGAGCAGGTGCTCAGACAGACCGAGGAGATGGAGAGACACGCTCTGCAGGGAGAGCTGGACAAGCTCTGCCAGCGGCTGGAGGAGCTGagcaggaaggaggaggagaggaagaggcaaATGCACGATGTCCTCCGACGGGAGCGGGAGGAGAGTCAAAGGGAGCTGGAGCTGCAGATGGAGCACCTGAAGGCGGAAAAGCGAAGAACCGAGGCCTTCAAGCGGGAGCTGAAGTTCCTGAAGATCAAGATcgagcagcagaaacagtgcGAGGAGCGCTTGAAAAAACTGCTGGACGAGAACCTGCTGAAGGAGAGGGAAAACTGCGACAAGGAAATCTCCTCGCTGAAGAGGCTGTGCGGCCAAAAGTGTGCCGAGATGCTGGAGAAGAGATCCGCCGAGACGCCTTTCAGGGCGAGAAGTGTTGTCGGCTACGTGCAGGAGATGGGACTGCTGGGCCTGAACGCAGCTCTGGAGAAAGTGGGAACTCCGTGCTGCATTCAGTAACAGCTTAAACTGTGTTAACAAACCTGGTTTCTGTGATGGAAAAACACATGGGGCCTGTAAACTGGCTGCAAAAGGGTTGTTGTATTTCTAAACCAGCTTTG
It encodes:
- the LOC105928273 gene encoding immune-associated nucleotide-binding protein 9, whose translation is MAAEDFSLLSAWMEMFGNDMSSLAKQSSISSAGKKSVPSSTTIRMVLLGRTGSGKSSTASSILGRKVLDLKLSNPSISQRCHRATGEFRGRQLLILDTPGVLDAHRTLQEVQRELRRSVSLLFPGPHAFLIVVQISRFTQEEKEAVRHIKEAMGSHALSFSVVVFTHGDRLEEGTSAKHCLIDQCEEMAELVAGCGGRYCVFNNQNLHNKEQVSELVALVEGMMQDNGESCYNSRMLQKAEDDLAHQLEEERKLAGSDEQQKQKQDSALKEWYERELEMVQQKSKKEMEELRTKLELEKEREKLAKDREKALRQEIERKRSQEVVRLTEMEKRKREAIQERLDKVTKMLEEQIQREETMGRSMEEKIQKDKAENERKERERELQQIQMEQVLRQTEEMERHALQGELDKLCQRLEELSRKEEERKRQMHDVLRREREESQRELELQMEHLKAEKRRTEAFKRELKFLKIKIEQQKQCEERLKKLLDENLLKERENCDKEISSLKRLCGQKCAEMLEKRSAETPFRARSVVGYVQEMGLLGLNAALEKVGTPCCIQ